A genomic window from Candidatus Nitrosoglobus terrae includes:
- the ychF gene encoding redox-regulated ATPase YchF, translating to MGFKCGIVGLPNVGKSTLFNALTQAGIEAQNYPFCTIDPNVGVVPMPDPRLDKIATIVNPQQVIPTTMTFVDIAGLVAGASQGEGLGNQFLAHIRETDAIAQVVRCFEDPNIIHVAGKVDPLGDIEVINIELALADLETIEKALSRTTKAAKADKEALTFKNLLEKVREYLSTGKAIRTLDLDKEALKSLQPLHLLTAKPALYIANVAEGGFEDNPWLSEVQGIALQEGAEVVPVCAAIEAELSMLEAVEKAEFLAELGIEEPGLNRVIRAGYKLLGLQTFFTAGPKEARAWTVSIGATAPQAAGVIHTDFEKGFIRAAVISYEDFMACKGEQGAKEAGKWRLEGKDYLVQDGDVVHFRFNV from the coding sequence ATGGGATTTAAGTGTGGGATTGTGGGTTTGCCTAATGTAGGTAAATCCACCTTATTCAATGCTCTGACTCAAGCGGGAATCGAAGCCCAAAACTACCCTTTTTGTACCATTGATCCCAATGTTGGGGTCGTGCCCATGCCTGATCCAAGGCTTGATAAAATTGCCACTATTGTGAACCCTCAACAGGTCATTCCCACTACGATGACCTTTGTGGATATTGCGGGCTTAGTAGCAGGAGCCTCTCAAGGAGAAGGCTTAGGTAATCAGTTTTTAGCTCATATTCGGGAAACTGATGCGATTGCCCAAGTGGTTCGCTGTTTTGAAGATCCGAACATCATCCATGTAGCAGGGAAAGTTGACCCTTTAGGGGATATAGAGGTCATTAATATCGAGCTTGCCCTTGCCGATCTGGAAACCATAGAAAAAGCCCTATCCCGCACGACTAAAGCAGCAAAAGCAGATAAAGAAGCCCTTACCTTTAAAAATCTGTTGGAAAAAGTACGGGAGTACTTAAGTACGGGTAAAGCAATTCGTACTTTAGATCTTGATAAAGAAGCATTAAAGAGTTTGCAACCATTACATCTACTCACCGCTAAACCGGCGCTTTATATTGCTAATGTGGCTGAAGGGGGTTTTGAAGATAACCCTTGGCTAAGTGAGGTTCAAGGGATTGCTTTACAGGAGGGTGCTGAAGTGGTTCCCGTCTGTGCTGCTATTGAAGCAGAGCTTTCCATGCTAGAAGCAGTAGAAAAAGCGGAGTTTTTAGCCGAGCTTGGCATTGAAGAACCTGGTTTAAATCGAGTTATCCGTGCCGGCTATAAATTGCTTGGGTTACAGACTTTTTTTACTGCTGGCCCGAAAGAGGCGCGTGCTTGGACAGTATCTATTGGAGCAACGGCCCCCCAAGCTGCCGGGGTTATCCATACGGATTTTGAAAAAGGCTTTATTCGTGCAGCAGTGATTTCCTATGAAGATTTTATGGCCTGTAAAGGGGAACAAGGCGCTAAAGAGGCGGGTAAATGGCGGCTTGAAGGCAAAGATTACCTTGTGCAGGATGGGGATGTAGTGCATTTTCGGTTTAATGTCTAA
- the pth gene encoding aminoacyl-tRNA hydrolase has protein sequence MSTPIWLLVGLGNPGSQYAQSRHNVGFWWVENLARELGARFKPEAKFFGDYARMSWCGHDILLLKPTTFMNHSGQAVLALLSYYQIPPQQLCIIHDDLDLPSGVARLKREGGHGGHNGLRDIINRLGLKHFLRLRLGIGHPGNGQDVVGYVLSRPSVADQLAIEVAITAGIKILPEVLAGEVEKAMHRLHSAV, from the coding sequence GTGTCTACCCCTATTTGGCTTCTAGTTGGTTTAGGTAATCCAGGCTCACAATACGCGCAGAGCCGTCATAATGTCGGTTTTTGGTGGGTAGAGAATTTAGCAAGAGAGTTAGGCGCTCGTTTTAAACCAGAGGCAAAGTTTTTTGGCGATTATGCCCGTATGAGTTGGTGCGGGCATGATATTTTACTACTCAAGCCAACAACCTTTATGAATCACAGTGGTCAGGCAGTGCTTGCTCTTTTAAGTTACTATCAAATACCTCCTCAGCAGTTGTGTATTATTCATGATGATCTGGATTTACCTTCTGGGGTAGCTCGGCTTAAGCGTGAGGGGGGTCATGGAGGGCATAATGGTTTGCGGGATATTATTAACCGTCTTGGCTTGAAACATTTTTTGCGCTTACGCTTAGGCATCGGCCATCCCGGAAATGGGCAGGATGTGGTGGGTTATGTGTTAAGCCGCCCTTCAGTAGCCGATCAGCTAGCGATTGAAGTGGCTATCACCGCCGGAATTAAAATTTTACCTGAAGTACTCGCCGGAGAAGTAGAAAAGGCCATGCATCGACTGCACAGCGCGGTTTAG
- a CDS encoding 50S ribosomal protein L25/general stress protein Ctc encodes MENLFELHADLRGDRGKGASRRLRRAGKVPAILYGAGEEAVSLVFDHNLLFRHLSHEAFYSHILTIHVNGKNEKVVLKALQRSPINPNKIVHLDLQRVSAVQKLSIKVPLHFIGHDVALAIKQEGGIVAHLLNDVEVSCFAKDLPEYIEVDLTNVKIGETLHLSDLKLPAGVEIPVLKLGEDHNQPVVAIHKPKSAQGDESEAAG; translated from the coding sequence ATGGAAAATCTATTTGAATTACATGCTGATCTTCGCGGCGATCGGGGTAAAGGTGCGAGCCGCCGCCTACGTCGCGCTGGCAAAGTACCTGCTATTTTATATGGCGCTGGAGAAGAGGCTGTTTCACTGGTATTTGATCATAATCTGCTATTTCGCCATTTAAGCCATGAGGCTTTTTATTCTCATATCTTAACTATCCATGTGAATGGTAAAAATGAGAAAGTTGTACTTAAGGCGCTGCAACGATCGCCAATTAATCCTAACAAAATAGTTCACTTAGATTTACAGCGGGTTAGCGCAGTACAGAAACTCTCTATCAAGGTGCCGTTACATTTTATCGGTCATGATGTAGCTCTCGCCATAAAACAGGAGGGAGGTATCGTTGCCCATTTATTAAATGATGTTGAAGTTAGCTGCTTTGCAAAAGATTTACCTGAGTATATTGAGGTAGATCTAACTAACGTGAAGATAGGTGAAACCCTACACTTATCTGATTTAAAACTTCCAGCAGGCGTTGAGATTCCGGTGCTCAAACTCGGCGAGGATCATAATCAACCCGTTGTGGCTATTCATAAGCCTAAGAGTGCTCAAGGGGATGAATCTGAGGCTGCTGGATAA
- a CDS encoding ribose-phosphate diphosphokinase, giving the protein MIILSGNANPQLAKDIAAYLSVPLAKALVSRFSDGEIMVELMEHVRGKDVFIVQPTCAPTNDSLMELLILVDAVRRSSAARITTVIPYFGYSRQDRRPRSARVPISAKVVANMITVVGADRVLTVDLHADQIQGFFDLPVDNIYASPVLLGDIWKHEYPNLIVVSPDVGGVVRARAFAKQMEVDLAIIDKRRPYPNQAKVMHIIGDVKGRTCLLVDDLVDTAGTLCAAARALKQNGAAKVIAYCTHPVLSGSAVENIDKSMLDELVVTDTIPLREEAQACNKIRQLSIAEILAETVYRISVGESVSSLFVE; this is encoded by the coding sequence CTGATTATCCTTAGCGGTAATGCCAATCCTCAGCTTGCCAAAGATATTGCAGCTTATTTAAGCGTTCCTTTAGCTAAAGCTCTAGTGAGTCGCTTCAGCGATGGAGAAATTATGGTAGAGCTGATGGAGCATGTACGGGGTAAAGATGTTTTTATTGTTCAGCCTACCTGCGCCCCTACTAATGATAGTTTAATGGAGCTCCTCATCTTGGTAGATGCCGTTCGACGTTCATCAGCGGCTAGAATCACGACGGTAATTCCCTATTTTGGATATTCCCGCCAGGATCGCCGACCTAGATCAGCCCGTGTCCCTATCAGCGCTAAAGTAGTGGCCAATATGATTACTGTTGTGGGTGCTGATCGAGTGTTAACCGTGGATCTCCATGCCGATCAGATTCAAGGATTTTTTGATCTACCCGTAGATAATATTTATGCCTCGCCGGTGCTTCTTGGTGATATTTGGAAGCATGAATATCCTAATCTAATTGTTGTTTCTCCCGATGTGGGGGGAGTAGTCAGGGCTCGAGCTTTTGCCAAGCAAATGGAGGTAGATTTAGCTATTATCGACAAGCGCCGACCTTATCCTAATCAGGCGAAGGTAATGCATATTATTGGTGATGTTAAGGGGCGTACTTGTCTGCTGGTGGATGATCTGGTAGATACTGCCGGTACTTTGTGCGCAGCTGCTCGCGCGCTTAAACAAAATGGGGCTGCCAAAGTAATAGCGTATTGTACCCATCCGGTTCTTTCTGGATCAGCTGTAGAAAATATTGATAAATCTATGCTGGATGAACTGGTAGTTACTGATACCATTCCACTACGAGAAGAAGCCCAAGCCTGCAATAAAATTCGACAATTAAGCATTGCTGAAATTCTGGCGGAAACCGTTTACCGAATTAGTGTTGGGGAGTCGGTAAGCTCCTTATTTGTAGAATAA
- the ispE gene encoding 4-(cytidine 5'-diphospho)-2-C-methyl-D-erythritol kinase: MFAWPAPAKLNLFLHVVGRRKDGYHLLQTAFQFINYCDWLEFIPRPDGRIVHLSPLSGVLIEKDLIYRAAKLLQQKTDCKQGVEIRVYKRLPLGGGLGGGSSDAATTLMALNYLWAVKLSIVQLAQLGLELGADVPVFIYGQAAWAEGVGEQLQPLELTEPWYLVITPPIQVATGEIFMAPELTRDRKPIKISNFLEGEGGNMLEPVVFRRYPIISEAIDWLSQFSPARMTGTGSSIFAAFNERQQALEVLGQIPSNLQGVVAKGCNRSPLLPYLKEVNF; the protein is encoded by the coding sequence ATGTTCGCTTGGCCCGCCCCTGCTAAATTAAACTTATTTCTTCATGTTGTGGGTCGACGTAAGGATGGTTATCATTTGCTTCAAACAGCCTTTCAGTTTATTAATTATTGCGATTGGTTAGAATTTATACCTCGTCCAGATGGTCGTATCGTACACCTATCTCCGCTATCTGGCGTGTTGATAGAAAAAGATTTAATATATCGAGCTGCAAAGCTTTTGCAACAGAAAACTGATTGCAAGCAAGGGGTAGAGATTCGTGTTTATAAACGTCTCCCGTTGGGAGGGGGGCTTGGGGGTGGAAGCTCTGATGCAGCGACCACCTTAATGGCTTTAAATTATTTATGGGCAGTAAAGTTATCTATAGTACAATTAGCTCAGTTGGGATTGGAACTAGGCGCTGATGTGCCAGTATTTATTTATGGCCAAGCGGCTTGGGCAGAAGGTGTGGGTGAGCAGTTACAACCGCTTGAGCTAACAGAACCGTGGTATTTAGTGATTACTCCGCCTATCCAAGTAGCTACTGGCGAAATATTTATGGCACCTGAGTTGACAAGAGATCGTAAGCCTATAAAAATAAGCAATTTCCTTGAAGGTGAAGGAGGAAATATGCTTGAGCCGGTAGTTTTCCGCCGATACCCAATCATTAGTGAGGCTATTGATTGGTTATCGCAATTTTCTCCAGCTAGAATGACGGGTACAGGCAGTAGTATATTTGCAGCATTTAATGAGAGACAGCAAGCCTTAGAGGTATTAGGTCAAATACCCTCTAATTTACAGGGTGTTGTTGCTAAAGGCTGTAATAGATCCCCATTATTACCTTACCTTAAGGAAGTAAATTTTTAG
- the lolB gene encoding lipoprotein insertase outer membrane protein LolB, with translation MKRYRKPLSIIIVTFITILVAGCIQFGRPSPKPPSDPKLAWQERQLALQRIKNWELKGRLAVNVAQDSWTGSVHWEQKEDKFDIFWFFPFGQGTIELKGAPELVTMRLPREEPVTATSAEELLEIRLGWSLPVTGLRYWLLGLPTPELPITEQVLDPWGRLQRLSQGGWVIRYLNYKLIHDNYLPGKVFLDNPKVRMRLVIDRWKSN, from the coding sequence ATGAAAAGATATAGAAAACCGCTTTCAATAATTATAGTCACGTTTATTACTATATTGGTTGCTGGTTGTATCCAGTTTGGTCGTCCCTCCCCTAAGCCGCCCTCAGATCCTAAGCTAGCATGGCAAGAGCGTCAGCTTGCTTTGCAAAGAATCAAGAACTGGGAGTTAAAAGGGCGTTTAGCGGTTAATGTTGCTCAAGATTCGTGGACAGGCAGTGTACATTGGGAGCAAAAGGAGGATAAGTTTGATATTTTTTGGTTCTTCCCTTTTGGACAGGGTACTATAGAGCTAAAAGGTGCTCCTGAATTAGTGACTATGCGGCTACCTAGGGAGGAGCCAGTAACGGCTACTTCGGCTGAAGAGCTGCTTGAGATTCGCCTAGGGTGGTCGCTCCCTGTAACGGGTTTACGCTATTGGTTGTTAGGATTACCAACACCAGAGTTACCTATTACGGAGCAAGTTTTAGATCCTTGGGGACGTTTGCAACGCTTATCTCAAGGGGGGTGGGTAATTCGTTACTTAAATTATAAATTAATTCATGACAATTATCTTCCAGGTAAAGTTTTTCTAGATAATCCAAAAGTTAGGATGCGGCTCGTCATTGATCGATGGAAATCAAATTAA
- a CDS encoding tetratricopeptide repeat protein, with product MKQAPFQLAAGLVLLLLLASCATSRTRLGATVKTEENTSIVQPEKTVVSEIKYPSVELTPDLLYQLLSAEVAGQRGQVGYAMRSYLSAAERTRDPRLAERSTRIALFARDINYATRSSQLWVETNPDNEDAQQVLISMLLGQQRYEEAESYLEQLVVHSPEPKDQVFLKVAGLLARSTNPGMALVLMGNLKAFQAKDPDALYGYAFLASHLNQSDVALQTVNQIISQYPELDKPIILRSRILQQQGKKEAALASLKAAINKGKATFPLRLAYGQMLIETEHISKARSLFKQLEQKHPENLDVLMTQGVLAADQLKYKEAEDYFQRLLKLDKNADQARFYLGRLAELQGHPQAAISWYSSITKGSLAVDSQIQQAVLLAQLNRMQEARRHLQALSERFPDQAVRFQLVEGEMLADAGNYKEAMAYYDQILKDRINDINLLYARAIVAEKLGRVDVAEQDLHRIIKISPNNVEALNALGYILAERTNRFDEAFDYISRAMKLQPDNAFILDSMGWLQYRLGNYDQAEEYLLKAMKIHKDPEIAAHLGEALWQKGDKSGARKVWQRSLKENKDNKVLLEVMQRFQK from the coding sequence ATGAAGCAGGCCCCTTTTCAATTAGCTGCTGGGCTGGTATTGCTCTTACTATTAGCAAGCTGCGCTACATCAAGAACCCGCTTAGGGGCTACTGTAAAAACGGAAGAAAACACCTCTATAGTACAGCCAGAAAAAACGGTAGTATCTGAGATAAAATACCCCTCTGTTGAGCTAACCCCCGATCTACTTTACCAATTACTCTCTGCTGAGGTTGCAGGTCAGAGAGGACAGGTTGGTTATGCTATGAGAAGTTATCTATCAGCAGCAGAGAGAACTCGAGATCCGCGACTTGCTGAACGATCAACCCGTATTGCTCTTTTTGCTCGAGATATAAATTACGCTACCCGATCCTCTCAATTATGGGTGGAAACTAATCCAGATAATGAGGATGCGCAACAAGTTTTAATTTCTATGCTTTTAGGGCAGCAAAGATATGAGGAGGCTGAAAGTTACCTAGAGCAATTAGTGGTGCATAGCCCAGAACCAAAAGATCAAGTCTTTTTAAAGGTAGCTGGGTTACTGGCTAGAAGTACTAATCCGGGGATGGCGCTGGTATTAATGGGTAACCTTAAAGCTTTTCAAGCTAAGGATCCAGATGCACTCTATGGGTATGCCTTTCTTGCCTCACATTTAAATCAATCAGATGTTGCTTTGCAAACAGTCAATCAGATTATCTCACAGTACCCAGAGTTAGATAAGCCAATTATTTTGCGAAGCCGTATACTTCAGCAACAGGGGAAAAAAGAGGCCGCTCTTGCTTCATTAAAAGCAGCGATAAATAAGGGAAAGGCAACCTTTCCTTTACGTTTAGCTTATGGGCAAATGCTGATAGAGACTGAGCATATATCTAAAGCCCGATCTTTATTTAAACAATTAGAGCAGAAACATCCTGAAAACCTAGATGTTTTGATGACTCAAGGGGTTTTGGCTGCAGATCAATTGAAATATAAGGAAGCAGAAGATTATTTTCAGCGTTTACTTAAACTAGATAAGAATGCGGATCAAGCTCGGTTTTATCTAGGGCGTTTAGCGGAGCTGCAGGGCCATCCTCAGGCAGCGATTAGTTGGTACTCATCAATTACTAAAGGTTCATTAGCAGTTGACTCTCAGATCCAACAAGCTGTGTTGCTAGCTCAGCTAAATCGTATGCAAGAGGCGCGGCGACATCTGCAGGCGCTTAGCGAGCGCTTTCCTGATCAAGCAGTACGTTTTCAGCTCGTAGAAGGAGAAATGCTAGCTGATGCAGGTAATTATAAAGAGGCGATGGCTTATTATGATCAAATTCTAAAAGATAGGATAAATGATATTAATTTGCTCTATGCTCGCGCTATAGTGGCTGAAAAGCTAGGACGAGTAGATGTTGCCGAGCAAGATTTACATCGAATCATCAAAATAAGCCCTAATAATGTAGAAGCACTTAATGCGCTGGGCTATATTTTAGCAGAGCGAACTAATCGGTTTGATGAGGCGTTTGACTATATTTCAAGAGCAATGAAATTACAGCCTGATAATGCTTTTATTTTAGATAGTATGGGTTGGCTGCAGTATCGCTTAGGGAATTATGATCAAGCAGAGGAATACCTGCTTAAAGCAATGAAAATTCATAAAGATCCTGAAATTGCAGCGCATTTAGGAGAAGCGTTATGGCAAAAGGGCGATAAATCAGGTGCTCGAAAAGTATGGCAGCGTTCTCTTAAAGAAAATAAAGATAATAAGGTGCTCTTAGAAGTTATGCAGCGTTTTCAAAAATGA
- the hemA gene encoding glutamyl-tRNA reductase, with translation MQLLALGVNHKTASVAVREQITFTPENLPSALAELVHHSDAKEAAILSTCNRTELYCGCMPGREEIIIEWLRQYHHIEPKTLKSCLYTHPDQLAVRHLLRVASGLDSMILGEPQILGQIKTAYHYALEAGTVGRILGRLFQHTFYVAKQIRTDTAIGTSPVSIAFAAVSLAKQIFGNLEATTAFLIGAGETIELAARHLFTNGIGRIIVANRSLEKAHQLASQFNGYAIPLAEMPKHLPEADIVISSTASQLPILGKGAVERALRIRKRRPIFMVDIAVPRDIEPEVGELQDIYLYNVDDLQEVVQESLQSRQEAAKQAEEIIDAQVENFMEWIRAQNAIPIICAVRDQANQLCKDALEKARRRMASGDDPNEILAILAHNLTNKLLHIPSRQLRTLSATGDKTALEAALKIFDINHFKV, from the coding sequence ATGCAATTGCTTGCCCTTGGTGTTAACCATAAAACTGCATCGGTAGCTGTCCGAGAACAGATCACGTTTACACCAGAAAATCTACCTTCGGCGCTAGCAGAGTTAGTGCACCATAGTGACGCTAAAGAGGCTGCTATTCTCTCTACCTGCAATCGAACGGAACTCTACTGTGGCTGTATGCCCGGGCGGGAAGAAATCATTATTGAATGGTTACGCCAATATCATCATATAGAGCCAAAAACTCTAAAATCTTGTCTTTATACTCATCCTGATCAGCTTGCGGTACGCCATTTGCTACGGGTAGCCAGTGGCTTGGATTCCATGATCCTTGGAGAACCACAGATTTTAGGCCAGATCAAAACAGCTTATCATTATGCTTTGGAAGCCGGAACTGTTGGTCGGATATTAGGCCGTTTATTCCAGCATACCTTTTATGTAGCTAAACAGATTCGCACTGATACTGCTATTGGTACTAGCCCGGTATCAATAGCCTTTGCTGCAGTCAGCCTAGCTAAACAAATTTTTGGTAACCTAGAGGCTACAACTGCTTTCCTCATTGGTGCTGGTGAAACTATCGAGCTAGCTGCACGTCATCTATTTACCAATGGTATAGGGCGTATTATTGTCGCTAACCGAAGCCTTGAAAAAGCCCATCAGTTAGCTAGCCAATTTAATGGCTATGCTATTCCTCTTGCAGAGATGCCCAAACATTTACCAGAGGCGGATATTGTCATCTCCTCCACCGCAAGCCAGCTACCCATCTTAGGTAAAGGTGCCGTTGAGCGAGCCTTACGAATCCGCAAACGTCGCCCTATATTTATGGTAGATATCGCTGTCCCTAGGGATATTGAGCCTGAAGTGGGAGAGTTACAAGATATCTATCTCTATAATGTGGATGATTTACAGGAGGTAGTTCAAGAAAGTCTTCAGTCTCGCCAAGAAGCCGCTAAACAAGCTGAGGAAATTATTGATGCTCAGGTAGAAAATTTTATGGAATGGATTCGCGCTCAGAATGCTATACCTATTATCTGTGCCGTTCGGGATCAAGCTAACCAGCTATGCAAAGATGCATTGGAGAAAGCCCGCCGCCGTATGGCTAGTGGAGATGATCCTAATGAAATCTTAGCCATATTGGCGCATAATTTAACCAATAAATTATTACATATCCCCAGTAGACAACTACGTACCCTGAGTGCTACTGGAGATAAAACCGCTTTAGAAGCAGCGCTTAAAATCTTTGATATTAACCATTTTAAAGTTTAA
- the prfA gene encoding peptide chain release factor 1, which yields MKDSIQNKLKSLAERQQELAALLADPEIANEQKRFRELSKEYAQIDPVINCFQNFEKTQNALNEAGAILKDQDPELRALAQEEINAAEKRLEQLDRELQTLLLPSDPNDERNIFLEIRAGTGGDEAALFVNNLLRMYLRYAEQRKWGTEIISNSPGEYGGYKEIIVRIIGEGAYSRLKFESGGHRVQRVPQTESQGRIHTSACTIAIMPEAEEVDDINVNPSDLRVDTFRASGAGGQHVNKTDSAIRITHIPTGIVVECQDERSQHKNRARAMALLRAKIKAKEEEKLIAQETATRRSLIGSGDRSERIRTYNFPQGRVTDHRINLTLYKLDEILEGHLDGIINPLIAEYQADQLAALSN from the coding sequence ATGAAGGACTCTATCCAAAATAAGCTAAAAAGCCTAGCTGAAAGACAGCAAGAATTAGCTGCCCTGCTAGCTGATCCAGAAATCGCTAACGAACAGAAGCGATTTCGTGAGCTCTCCAAAGAATATGCCCAGATTGATCCTGTTATTAATTGCTTTCAGAATTTTGAAAAGACTCAAAATGCGCTCAATGAAGCTGGAGCGATTCTTAAAGATCAGGATCCGGAGCTTAGAGCTTTAGCCCAAGAGGAAATTAACGCAGCAGAGAAAAGACTCGAGCAACTTGATCGGGAGTTGCAGACGCTCCTATTACCCTCAGATCCTAATGATGAGCGTAACATTTTTTTAGAGATTCGAGCAGGAACTGGTGGAGATGAAGCCGCATTGTTTGTAAATAATCTGTTGCGTATGTACCTGCGCTATGCTGAACAACGAAAATGGGGAACAGAAATCATAAGCAATAGCCCCGGAGAGTATGGCGGCTATAAAGAAATTATCGTAAGAATTATCGGTGAAGGCGCCTACTCGCGGCTAAAATTTGAATCCGGAGGCCATCGCGTACAACGGGTTCCACAAACAGAATCTCAAGGACGAATCCATACTTCAGCTTGCACTATTGCCATTATGCCGGAAGCTGAAGAAGTCGATGATATTAACGTGAATCCTTCAGATTTACGTGTCGATACTTTTCGCGCTTCTGGTGCCGGTGGACAACATGTCAACAAAACTGACTCAGCTATCCGAATCACCCATATTCCTACTGGCATTGTAGTAGAGTGCCAAGATGAGCGCTCTCAGCATAAGAATCGCGCTCGAGCAATGGCTTTATTAAGAGCTAAGATAAAAGCAAAAGAAGAAGAAAAACTCATAGCCCAAGAAACTGCAACCCGCCGCAGCCTCATTGGCAGCGGCGATCGATCAGAACGAATTCGTACTTATAATTTTCCCCAAGGACGGGTAACAGATCATAGGATTAATTTAACGCTTTATAAGCTGGATGAAATCCTAGAAGGCCACCTTGACGGGATTATTAACCCATTAATTGCTGAATATCAAGCTGATCAATTAGCTGCATTAAGTAATTAG
- the minC gene encoding septum site-determining protein MinC: MPPLAFNSKRAFELKGELFTLSVLQLQDTDIEHITHELIAKIRTAPGFFSSTPIIIDLKNLNNRESLIDFNALKAVLIEHGLVPVGVRNARSKNQIAAAQAGLALLRSEPIEDTFSEKQNNAKHQPFQINIDHTDPYSPHKSIIITRPVRSGQQIYAQNCDLILLAQASPGSELLADGSIHIYGPLRGRALAGIHGDRKVRIFCQSLEAELIAIAGNYKVINDIEPTLKSRPVQIYLQGDHLMVSAL; the protein is encoded by the coding sequence ATGCCACCCCTAGCTTTTAATTCAAAGCGCGCTTTTGAGCTAAAAGGTGAGCTTTTTACACTAAGCGTACTTCAATTACAAGATACAGACATAGAACATATAACGCACGAGCTTATTGCCAAAATTAGAACTGCGCCCGGATTCTTTTCTAGTACGCCTATTATCATAGATCTTAAAAATTTAAATAATAGGGAGAGCTTAATCGACTTTAACGCGCTTAAGGCTGTGCTTATTGAACATGGTTTAGTGCCTGTAGGCGTACGTAATGCTCGATCTAAAAATCAGATTGCCGCTGCTCAAGCAGGACTAGCGTTACTTAGAAGTGAGCCTATCGAGGATACCTTCTCTGAAAAACAGAATAACGCTAAACATCAACCCTTTCAGATCAATATTGATCATACTGATCCATACTCCCCTCACAAGAGTATAATAATTACGCGCCCGGTACGCTCAGGACAGCAAATTTATGCCCAAAACTGTGATCTTATACTACTAGCGCAGGCCAGCCCAGGTTCAGAATTATTAGCAGATGGAAGCATCCATATTTATGGCCCTTTGCGAGGGCGCGCGCTAGCAGGTATTCATGGAGATAGAAAAGTGCGAATCTTTTGCCAAAGCTTAGAAGCAGAATTAATAGCTATTGCTGGGAATTATAAAGTAATAAACGATAT